A section of the Candidatus Neomarinimicrobiota bacterium genome encodes:
- a CDS encoding isoprenylcysteine carboxylmethyltransferase family protein has product MYRRIFGTGPTGIGATVAIWFLALKIERWIGIPSISMGETFRLLLLILFVADATFMTVWSFIALPIPVRGDKLVTTGPFRWVRHPFYAAIIWSGTGAVAIWHYSWTAIFSVILINLFWTWHIQQEERFMVEKFGDEYRRYTEETGQFFPLLRKSGDPS; this is encoded by the coding sequence ATGTACAGGAGAATCTTTGGCACAGGCCCCACCGGAATTGGCGCAACTGTTGCCATCTGGTTTCTCGCTTTGAAGATTGAGCGGTGGATCGGTATTCCTTCTATCAGTATGGGGGAGACCTTTCGTCTGCTCCTCCTGATTCTTTTTGTAGCCGATGCGACGTTTATGACTGTCTGGAGCTTCATAGCGCTTCCCATTCCCGTGCGCGGCGATAAACTGGTTACCACTGGTCCTTTCCGGTGGGTGCGCCACCCGTTTTATGCAGCCATCATCTGGAGCGGGACGGGGGCGGTGGCCATCTGGCACTATTCGTGGACCGCCATCTTCTCAGTAATCCTCATCAATCTGTTCTGGACGTGGCATATTCAGCAAGAGGAGAGGTTTATGGTGGAGAAGTTTGGCGATGAATACCGGCGTTACACTGAAGAGACGGGGCAGTTCTTTCCGCTGCTCAGGAAGAGTGGTGATCCTTCATGA
- a CDS encoding MATE family efflux transporter, whose protein sequence is MPYRLRHFIVPLDRSIFRKVLYLALPVIVGNLSRVLMNVVDVAMVGRLGVNALAAVGMGGVLIWTVFSVGIAFRTSVQTITARRYGERRWADCGQALNNGLIFAVGIGAVVSVVGYLAAETVIEFLIKDPAVIPLAVIYTQWSFVGAACITVGYAFQGFFNGVEQTKVHMEVTIASNLLNVYLNAGLIFGSENLASMLARTPLGDLSAFALLWTPFDFPALGVEGAAIATLLASVWMIVHYAVRGMMGQFKAKYRTFCGGVKRETLEKIVDIATPQGLQEVGVTIVYILFFKIIAMIGTLEVAATEVVFTIMTASFMPGIGFGVACATLVGKHLGEKDPQRAAVSMVESVRWSVIFMGSMGILFMTFPATILPFFTNDRQVIEMGVVALRLLGVIQFFDAVGMTLWFALTGAGNTKFPAVMDMALAWGVFLPLSYLSAVKLQLGIMGPWISFGIYIMLYASVIAWKVLKGDWKEIIV, encoded by the coding sequence ATGCCATATCGGCTGCGCCACTTCATCGTTCCGCTGGACAGGAGTATCTTCAGGAAAGTGCTCTATCTGGCGCTGCCTGTCATAGTGGGAAATCTCAGTCGCGTCCTCATGAACGTTGTGGATGTGGCTATGGTAGGCAGGCTCGGCGTCAACGCTCTGGCGGCGGTGGGAATGGGCGGCGTCCTCATCTGGACTGTCTTCAGTGTGGGCATCGCTTTCCGGACGAGCGTGCAGACAATAACGGCTCGCCGCTACGGTGAAAGGAGATGGGCGGACTGCGGCCAAGCCTTAAATAACGGCCTTATCTTTGCGGTAGGCATTGGGGCGGTTGTATCGGTTGTGGGATATCTGGCGGCGGAGACGGTCATTGAATTCCTCATCAAGGATCCGGCCGTTATTCCGCTGGCTGTCATCTATACGCAGTGGTCGTTTGTTGGGGCGGCCTGTATCACGGTGGGGTATGCGTTTCAGGGATTCTTTAACGGCGTGGAGCAGACGAAAGTGCACATGGAAGTGACTATCGCATCGAACCTGCTCAATGTCTATCTGAATGCCGGACTGATCTTCGGCAGTGAGAATCTTGCCTCCATGCTTGCACGCACGCCACTGGGTGACCTGTCCGCTTTTGCGCTCCTCTGGACGCCATTCGACTTTCCCGCTCTGGGGGTGGAAGGGGCCGCCATTGCGACGCTTCTGGCTTCCGTCTGGATGATAGTCCACTATGCAGTTCGGGGGATGATGGGCCAGTTCAAGGCGAAGTACCGTACCTTTTGCGGCGGTGTAAAGAGAGAGACGCTGGAGAAGATCGTTGACATCGCCACACCTCAGGGACTGCAGGAAGTGGGGGTGACGATTGTCTATATCCTCTTCTTCAAGATCATTGCAATGATCGGAACATTGGAGGTGGCAGCGACGGAAGTTGTTTTCACTATCATGACAGCGTCCTTTATGCCCGGGATCGGTTTCGGCGTCGCCTGCGCCACGCTGGTGGGGAAGCATCTGGGGGAGAAGGATCCGCAGCGGGCCGCCGTCAGTATGGTGGAGTCTGTGCGGTGGTCGGTGATCTTCATGGGGAGCATGGGCATCCTGTTCATGACCTTTCCCGCCACCATTCTGCCTTTTTTCACCAATGATCGCCAAGTGATTGAGATGGGCGTGGTGGCGCTTCGTCTTTTGGGCGTGATTCAGTTCTTCGACGCCGTGGGGATGACCCTCTGGTTCGCCCTTACAGGAGCCGGAAACACCAAGTTCCCTGCGGTCATGGACATGGCTCTCGCCTGGGGCGTCTTCCTGCCTCTTTCGTACCTCTCAGCGGTGAAGCTGCAGTTGGGTATTATGGGACCGTGGATCAGTTTCGGCATCTACATCATGCTTTACGCTTCGGTGATAGCGTGGAAGGTGCTGAAGGGGGACTGGAAAGAGATCATAGTGTAA